The Aquila chrysaetos chrysaetos chromosome 11, bAquChr1.4, whole genome shotgun sequence sequence TAAGGTATCAGTTAGTTATAACCAATTCATATTTCCAGGATCTTCCCGAAAAATTGAGGGGGCAGAAATTAAATGTGACTTAAGCACTTCTGAAGAGAAGCACAAAAAACATCCCCAAAAGCCTGACTTCATAGTCTAAAGGTTTGGGGTTGtcgagattttttttttttttttaaagagcgAGTAGAAACTTTTTGCAAAATCCATTAAATTAGGATTGTCATTTACCATAAtagttctaaaataaaatacttacatTGGCCAGAGCCATCAGAAAACACTAGgcttagaaaacatttttatctcaAAAATAACCAGACAGAAATGAGCAAGGCTATTTAACTGAGCTAATAAGAGCATGGCAAAAGAGCATTATGCAGTGCCTTCAGCTGCCAGTTCTGGTGGAGTAGCAGGTCTACAACATTAGTGAAGCACAGGACTGCATAATGATACTGGTGACAGACAGCTGCAAGGTACTGCCAGTTTAATAAGCTACAGTGACTTATATGATGCATCACTTGTATCCtacaaggggggaaaaagagtTCTAACATTTGTCAAGTTTTCTAGGGTTTTTTGTGtgcttgtggttttgtttttagagcttcaaaataaatgtagatAGAAGCAGAAGCAAGGCTCCCTCATAGTACCAGTTTGCCACTCAGTAGCCTTCATAACCTACTTCTATTCAGCCATACTTAACAGACCCTTGCCCCAGCATTCCTAGGGAATATGCAAGTATCTTTCTGTACAGGGATAGAAATGCTCTGGAGCATTATGCAGTTTGCTTAAAACCCATTTTACTGAAATACCCCCACATAAATTGAAATACTTCAATTCTGCCTTAAAAAATTACTCCTAACTGATCAAATGGAAGAGCAGATTTGGACTGTTGGGGTGGACAAGGTCACGACAGGAAAACATTAAGATGGTTTGAGatttacattaatatttacagatttttaaaaacattttaagtcaAGAACATGTGTTTcaagcttagaaaaaaatacattttatttgttgtCTTTAAGTAATCAGTATCGCATTGAGCATCTTATATATATGTTAAGATACTACTGCCCTGAATTAAtgtgaaaattcttttttattctgaagtttTTGTTCTGATAATTTAGTCTACAGGAAGCTtgcatgcaataaaaaaaatggaattaaacaATTCTAACCTGTTTAAGAACACTCTGTATTTCATCCATAACAGTAGCTAAATTTTTGATTGTCTTATTCAGCTGACCCTCAAATTGCAAATTTTTATCATCTGAGATCTTCAAATTTTCTTGCAGTTGGCCAAGGTcctttttcacttctttaaGCTCTGTAGACAGACTTTTGTTAGAATTCTCCAGTTGTAGTATGGTCTTTTCATCCTCATCttagggggaaggaaaaaaaaaaaaaaaaaaaaaaaaaagagtcagtcACTTCCAATGCTCTGTACTTTGCATCTTAATATTCCATTTACATGCCAACACCGTAACtactaatttttaaagaacattaaaaacTGCATTGCATTACCATTTGATAACACTGAATTCTGACTACATTTGGAAGTCTTACATTCAgcttgaataaaaaaagataaaagcatttcagaatgGTGCCAATAGTACTCAACAATAGATGGTGTGCAAGTTCAAAGGGCTTGGGAAATAGAAAATAGAAGTTTATGGTAAGCAAATAGCTAAGGAATTTAGATCACAAGTATTACTCAAATTGGTTCATCTACTTAAAAAGTCTTAGTGTCTTGCATCCATGTAAGTACCATCTTCAAATAATGTCCcacctgttttttcttctagtaaCTGAAGCTTTTGTTCTATCTCTGCCCGCACTCTTTCACTCTTCTCCAGCTTCTGTAAAAGGCTCCCAACATCCACCATAGCTCCATTGTACACAATGAGGCCAACATTTTCTTCTATGGCTTTTGATTCTTGCTTTATAGTAGGTGATGGTAACAGTAATCTGTTTCCTGTATTAGATTAAGTAGCATTaggaaataattattctgtcatttttcGGTTCTAGTGACCAACTTAAAAAACTTCTTAGAAGAACAAATTCCTAAAAGAATACATACAGATTCAAGTTTGCTGGTCTATCCTCacatttctctcctccctccttatCCCAATTACGCCTCCCCCACCAAAAAAGGAGCATGCTCTTTCATGACATTCTTCTATGCCTCCTTTCTACAGTAATCTATCTTCAAAAATCAGGCTGTGTTCTACTACCTACAGCACTGATCCTCCTCAACGCAAAACTGCTGTGAATGAGAAATGTTGTTCATCAATATTCAACATTAACCTCTGTCCTCCTTCCTGTTCCAAGATATTAAGATTTATCCTATAGATGCAACAAGGTGTGTTGGAAGCCAGAAATACTGCAATTTATGAACTGCCCAAGATTTACTTCTCCAAACTGGCAGGTTCCCTGCAGACCTGAATTAGTTTCTGCAAGAAAGCAAGTATCTCCGAACTCTCACTATTATTTGCACAGAAACAATTCTCTAGAAGTTcgtggcattaaaaaaaaagtaataccaCCTAACATATCTTCCTGTAGCTCTTCAGACTcttcttggttttcttcatctttaGAAGTATCTGTTAGTCTTCTGTAAAAGCAAGATTCTCTAAGCACTACTTTATTAAGTAGCTTCTTGACCTAAAACACAgccacagaaagaaatacagtgttACTTAATACACAGACATTGTATTACCTAAACAAGAGTGTTTTAACTTGGAAAACTTAGAGAAATTGCACAGTTTTTTGAACTTTAACATATTGGggcttaaaatgaaaacaagctaggggaaaaaaaaataaaatacaatattgaGACAAAAGCTACACATGCAATATGGGCATATTAAGAGCTGCAAACTTCACCTTTTCATTTCAAGGCAATTTACAAAAGATTATACTagtatttctttgtaaatatgAAGTGGCTACATAAAAATCAGGGATCAAGTATGTAAGAAACAGCCTTCAGAAGCTGAACTATacttacatatatatacactcTACACTTACAGCATCCctgtaatattttcaaagaGATTTCTATTACTATACAAAACCTGAGCACGTGACAGGTGTAGTCCAAGAGTGTACAGTATCTCCTCCATGTCCTTCTCCAGAAGATATCCACAATGACTTTgatcaaaataaacaaaggcCATCAGAAGATCCCTATTAACAGTTACCATCTGTGTCTTGTCTTTCTCCTACAGAAGATTCATTATGGGATCATTAGGAagttaaaataccattttcccATCATCCACTAAAAACATGTAAACTTTTCAGTTAACAAAAGCTTTCCTCTGTTCATTTTATCGTTATTTTCAGTCAAGTGATTACTATAACTAGCATTCACCTACTGAGCTCAAATATAATACAAGCTAGCTACTTAGAACAAGtaatctttcaaatatttaaaagaattacaGCACAATGCACAGTAACTTCTGGTAAACACACCTTCCTTTTGTTCATGCTAGTatgtaaaaaaatttgaagaatTAACCTAATTAAACAAGTAATAGTAAACATCCCTTCTCCtctcaattatttattttactgaacaactgttttcaaagtgaaatCCCTATAAACATGTAACGAATAAGCATCCAGCTCTCACAGCTACAGCAATTCTGCACTGTGTTTTCCCATTATTCCTATTCCTACATctcctatttttcctttagaaaaaaataaaagagaatcaGAAACTTGTTTTATGCCAGTTTATCAATCAAGCTAAGCTTCCGCTTTTCTTAGGTAAGAATACAGCAGTTGAAAATAATGCATAATCACATCTGCTGCCTCTTATATGCACATACAGCATCAGTCCTCACATCCTTCAGACAGATCAGTATCTAAGAAAGTTTTCCAACAGCTTTCACCcaacaaactttaaaatgtaagtgaaaGTAGGTTGTAAGCACCCTACCCAAAGCTGTCACATGTTCCCTAACTTCTATATACACTTAATGTTTCAGCCCAGAAGTGCTGAAGGAATCAAGGAGTGCAAATAGGtcttacaataaaaataaagttaaactCTAAGTAGGACACCTCTAACAAGGTTATATGTAGTTGTTAAGAAAGGTGTTAATTACTTTATCTTTAGACGACCTCTCTTTACAATGCCTATTTCCCTCTCTTCTGTCCTCCCGTTTGTTCATTTCCTCTTCATCCCGgtctgtaaaacagaaagaaaattcaacaTATCCACAGCAAACGATTCTATAACCATTATCTCAAAATAcatatgttcattttaaaagttcacataaacccccaaatatctgaaattaacgtatttccctgaaaaataataacaaaaccaaatggcATTTAAGCAAGTCCTGttaaattttttcctctggtcTTATTTTAACATAAGccatttgtcatttttaaactctgcgtttctttcacacacacagGATAGACGAGCCGAAACAAATGCTAACTAGGCCAAAATGAGTTCCGCCAACATCACCATCTATTTAAGTGGTGTGCAGAAAATTACCACAATTCTCCCTAATGAGGCTTGGCAGAGTCTGCATTCAGCTATGGTTATTCCTATTAGGACAAAATCAGTACTATTTACTCTCAAATATTTTATACCATAAAAACCATATTAACTATATAATCAAAAGCATATGTTTATACTCATGTCTGAGTGAGATATTACTGATCCTGTGATTTAGATTCTCCAAGAAGTTACAGATCACATTGCTTATTAGATATGAATAcaaactgcaggtttttttttttttaaaggtagacAGTACAGTAAAACTAAATCCAAAatcaagagagaaagaggaatatGACAACTGCAGGGATGGATTATGGCATGCAGCTCTGTACCTTATGTGCAAGTCTTTGGTCAGAGAATCACGTGCCAAGTTCAGCTTTAAGCTCACCTTTCTTGTGAggaaaactttggaaaaaactACGTATCAGAACACTTGTCTAATTTTGTCAACACGTTTCTGAGAAGCTATAGCTTTCTCCTGCACCTCCATGGCATGTTGGTTTGTTCTCAGCAACTCTGACTGGGAATGGCACAAGGACAGATTATGGGAAGTAGCAGCACTTGTACAGAACAGACAAGCCCAGGGCACTCTCACAGCCAGATTATAAGCAAGTAAGAGTTATTTTGGAAACCACAGATTAGCACCAATTTTTTAAGGCTGGTGCAGTACTCTGCCAAAATACAACTGAAGAGACTGGGACTGCAATATCTAAGCAGTTCAAACCCACATCTCTAGCAAAAGCTCTccacaaaaggacaaaaaaaccgAAGAAgtacaaaccaaaaaagcataCACCATGTCTTAGACCTTTCTGAATCTCTAAGCAGGGAAAGAGGGCTACTGCTGCTCCCTGGAGACAGGAAAGTTCCCCAGCCCCTTTCCCCATTTCTTCAGGCAAACACAACTCCACCCAAACAGAAATCAACTCCTCATAACATCAGGTAAAGAGCACCCCACACTACATTCTGCCCTAATAAAAACAGGATGACATTTCAGAACTGAGGAATAGGAAGTTAGGCACTTAAAAGTGGCTTGGTTTTTCAGAGGTGCTGAATACTCACATCTCCTACTGACTTCAATGGGAGTTGCGAGTGGTCtgcattctgaaaaaaataaaaccacttctATATGCATGCCTTACTTTGAGTACCACAGCTAGTTTATATCAACTATGTTCATACAATGCCTAGCATAAAGGCACTTACACTTTAAATAGATCTGGTCAGAATTACTAAAACAAAATTAGTCTAATAACGCGATTTTAAATTGTCTAGTTCCAGTGCATTCTCCAGCTTGAAAGAACATATTCAgtggcagtaaaaaaaaattccgAAAGCCACAAAATTCATAATTCAAGATACCTTCATCTTCGTCTTCAGCATCTTCTGCCTCCATTGGATCATATTCTTCTTGATTATTGTcatcttcagtttcttcttcatctttagaatcatctttccttttatcttccCTCTGTAACAAAAGTTCGTAAACATTTATCCAGTCAGAActaaaaaacaggaaaacaaaagcctcACTACCATTCCCTCAAAATTTGCATATGTTTATATttagttgctttaaaaaacaaatacaaatctACATGATCAAGCTGAATGTTAAAATACCCCAATACACctgtaaaatttttaaattactgaataTGACTGAAGCATATTTAAATAGATCGAGTCAAATCAAATTAACTAACACTACAAGACCTGAGCTCTCAAaagcaataaagcaaaattcaaacagaaacagtttAGTATTGATCCAGACAGGACAGTACTTCATATGAGCTATCTGCAGACCTTCTTTTCGTCTCTatcttcttttttgtctttatcatCTCCAGATTTTCTCCTCTTAGGTTTCGGATCATCTGtttcatcatctttttcttcttttttttcttttctctcatcttttttgctttttttgtcttttttgtccTCCCTCTCTGGGAGAGAAATCAGTGCTTTGTAAATTCTGACACCAAAATCTCTCTGAAGCATTTCATTGAAGAGTTCTGCAAACAATGATACCTGCACataaagaagaatgaaaaaagaactgaaaaaaagttttaaaatacatattaaaaatttatacACTTATAATTAAATAGCTATGAGGTGCTAACTTAACAACTTTCACCATGTCGGAATTTTATATAGTGTCAGACTTCTTACTGTCTGCTTTGAATATAGAAACCTTAAACAACTTTTAGAAATGCTTCTTTCCTGTACTGCAGTAGTTTAGGACCTAGACTAGCTGTATAAATTATAAACTCAGTTCCATATCTGAAAACCAGCACATTTCTTCTGGATATCATACACTGCCTGACTATACTGCTATTGTAAACCACATACCAAAGACTGGACAGCTTTTTTCTATGTATTGCACAAAGAAGCTAACttatttaagttttattttgccatGCTATCATAAACTTCTAACAATTTAAAGATACTGCAGGTAtcagacagaattaaaaagaaacatgaatggCTAACTGTAAGTAGTATAGCTAAATTACCTCAAAGGAATGTTCTTTATTATCTTCTAATCTATAGTCCAGAAGAACACTAAGAGACATAATGCTACAGTCAAACTTCCCACTCTTTGCTGCCCAGTTAGGATGTACAATGATTGCTGGTTCATCAGGTAAGATATATCGTCTCTCCCGCCGCTGACGTTCCATTTCTTCTTGAcgttttctttcctcttcctaaaaagaggcaaaaaaaaaaaacatacagcatATTCCAAAGCTGAAGTTTCAGCCAGTGTATTAGTTTTTAGGACTCActgctttgaagaaagcaaagggaagccTAAGCTGCTGAATGCAacacagaagacagacagaagtcACAGACTAGAATTTCCAGAATGCATACTCTGTCCACTGCCAACACTTGCCTAAGACAACTGGAAACTTGAGCAACACAAAGCAGGACATGCAGTGGTGTTTAGCCCACAGAGCAACGAGCACCTTCCAACTATCTTATGGTGCTAACCGCAGTATGTTTATTCAACTCTGGAAGGACTCAGGCTAGTTCACTTCAAGAAATGGTGTGCAAGCTAGCATACGTATGCTAGCTAGTCAATGCTCCCGAGGGggccttttgtttgtttaggggCATTTTCAGAGCTGTACAGTACAGTAAGCCGTCTTATTCCTTATACAGGAAGAGTAAAGTCTTCATACATCATCCTCCCAAAGATACCCAACACAGCTTTAACAATTATCAGATGACAATTTACTCAGCTCTTTTGATTATGGGAAATGCAATCTCTCTAGATACAGCTGATGCAAATcaaacaaaaggtaaaaaaaagaaaaataccaagcaGCTTACTGATTGCCAAGAGAGAAATATTGTAGTGTTATgagtaaggaaaaaagtcaTAGCAGagcttgtgatttttaaaaaaggaagcacaATCAAAGTTCCCTCCCCTGATCTTAGAAAGCTGTGGCGAGAAACCCCAAGATAGCTGAAGCCCATCCAAGCTgtgggagaaggcagcagctgatGGAATTAGCAAGCACATGGCCTTTGCTCCCTCAACAGGGTTTACACAGATATATAAAATTTCAAGTCATCCCATATTGGTTAGCAGGTAGTACACAAAAAGGCAGGTTTAAAAGTAACTAACACACAATACATTCTCCAGACATTTATGTCCCTTTTCTGTGGATGAGCTTTTTGCCTTATTGCACAGATGTTGTTTATCCTCGTGAAATAGCAGAACAGACCAAGTACCAACTGCAAAACTGAGAAACTTCAATACGCAGGAAGTTTATCCAAAAGCAACAATTAAAGCTTCgtaataagggaaaaaaagcctaagCAAACTATTAGCCATGTGAAGAAACTGGACTGTTTGAGAGCTATAACCTTTTACGGACCAGAACCTGCCCTCCTCCCATTTCCACAACTCCCTAAGGCTTGTACGCCACTAAAAGCCAATCCAActaagcagctgcttttcacgTAGGTTTAAGAAGTTAAGATCTTGTTAAGTGTATTCACCTGTTCTCAAGCATAGTTTTTCTCAGGAGtctgggatttatttttccttacatttaaGGTCTGACATTAATTCAGACACCCTTAGTGCAGTTGCACATTTCAGCTGAGTTTGCTGATATAAAGAAATTCAAACTTGCCAAGATTTCGTTCCAATTCAGCAGCTCAAGTTACAGCAAGAGTTCCCAGTACAGTCATCCGAGAACTATAAAATTCCAACACAGCTAGGCATATTCCTGTACTTTTTATACTGATTTAATTATACAGATTTTATAgataatattttatgtatttatgtatatttaataAGACTTAAACCAAGTATGTCCAAAACCTAACCTCTTTGTCATCTTCAGATTTCctatcctcctcctcttcctcttctttctcagaCTTCTCTAGctccttttgctcttctttttgttcctctactttcagctgctttgtcaGTCGAGCTATCAACTGAGATTTCAGTCCTTTAGAGCTAAGGGTTCGACTTTCTAATTCTTTGCGAAGGTCATTTACCTGGTAAATAAAAGCTCTGTAAGTGGTATCAACCAGTGACATTGCAAAACATTTGATTAGCAGAAAAGGTGAAGTAAAAATTAAGTAAGAGCACTGAAgtcaactgtatttttaaatctgtactGAAAAACACTAATATTTACTgatatataaaacatattacATTTAAAGTTGTGTTCTCCTCAAAGAATCCCTTTTTGAGGAACTTTTCAGAGGGGCAGGGAAAGGATTTTACTATAGTAAAATAGTTTACTACTATTATTCCTTTCGAGGAAACTTTTTATGATGTCTCCTGACATACATTTTTGTATAATTATTGCCTTTTTAAACTAACATTAAAGTATTTTAGACCccacattttttaatgcaagcaGATAGGACCAGATTACTGCAGaactttcattttccagttaaTGTATCATATGTGATACCCTTTTAATTGTACAAAGTTCAGAAGTTCAGAATAGTTTCAATTAGCTGTATTCACTTACTAAAATCAGGAGTCACACTTGCAAACTGCGATATCATACCTAATACCGATAAAATCAGCAAGGAAGATAAAACactactgacattttttttctcagttaagGGAATATTCACGCTATATTTCAGGTCGtgccttaaaaatgaaaatgtacaaTGGAATCAAGTTTTAAGAAAAGTGTTAGTTACCTTCATTGTTTTTGGATCCAGTTTAGACCAGTGCGTAGGTGTAGAGATCTCTTTAGCTTCCCCATCATCCTTTTCCTCTTCGTCCTgacaaataaaatttagaaattatCATTCAGAAAGCttgaaagcatttcagtttattttttaaattctgttgcTGATCTGTGCAAGGTCACAACTGTTTCAGATAGTCTTCTCCTAAAGTTATTATTTAGACAAGTTCACACACACATTCTACCACTTTATAAATGATCACAGTGCCACTCAGCCAATACAAGCCAGATCTGTGGAACACAAAAGGGTGATAAGCAACACCACAAAGAATATAGGGGTTACACAGACACTGCTGGTCTCCATTAACCACACAGTGTGTGATCTTCCCCCAGGTTTTAAATCCCCCAAATTACTCTTTGTTCAGTCAGACCTTCCCTTATTCCAAGATGTTGATCAGCCACATGGCCTGAAATTCAGATGTTTCAGACTAGCGTTTGTTCAATTTCAAATATCACAATTAGAACTGGCCACAAGAGAGAATTTggaaattttagaaaatggcaaaatgttTAGAGACAGCTATTCATAAACTGCATCTCACTCAACAACTGGTCCCAGATTCCAGCAACTACGTCTATGATAAAAAATTTTCTGCGCATCATAAGCACAATTTAATTCCATTTGTGATATCAGCATACACATTTAAAGTTAGTGAactagctgaaataaaaataaaaaacaacattcACTACACTGCTGAAAGCTGGTTTACCAGTCATTGTTACCAGTTATGTTCCTCCTATGTATGTATGTTGTGTAGTATGTGGTGTGCATTTTGTGCCTGTGTTCCTGTGcctgtgagaagcagaaatagaaaaagggaTTAGCGTTCAGTGCCTGTTCTCCATCAGCCTCCTTGCGTTCACCCTGAAGCTTCTCGACCAGCTGCTGCTTGTATCCTCGGGAGAGGGTTTCCCACTCTGAGCGGGTGGGAAGGCAATGCCAAACATCcgggaaaaataaaaccactgtcTCCACATGAGCTGGAACTGTACGCCCCTTGTGGGTCTCCTCAGGGCGATGGTAGCGAATCTCTGCAAAACGGTACCT is a genomic window containing:
- the CCAR1 gene encoding cell division cycle and apoptosis regulator protein 1 isoform X4, with translation MAQFGGQKNPPWATQFTATAVSQPAALGVQQPSLLGASPTIYTQQTALAAAGLTTQTPTNYQLTQTAALQQQAAAAAAALQQQYSQPQQTLYSVQQQLQQPQQTLLTQPAVALPTSLSLSTPQPAAQITVSYPAPRSSQQQTQPQKQRVFTGVVTKLHDTFGFVDEDVFFQLSAVKGKTPQVGDRVLVEATYNPNMPFKWNAQRIQTLPNQNQTQAQPLLKTPPAVLQPIAQQTAFSVQAQPQPQSLLQAQISAASITPLLQTQPQPLLQQPQQKGGLLQPPVRLVSQPQPARRLDPPSRFSGRNDRGGDPMPNRKDDRSRERERERRRSRERSPQRKRSRERSPRRERERSPRRPRRVVPRYTVQFSKFSLDCRSCDMMELRRRYQNLYIPSDFFDAQFTWVDAFPMSRPFQLGNYCNFYVMHREVDPIDKNAAVLDPPDADHLYSAKVMLMASPSMEDLYHKSCALAEDPQELRDGFQHPARLVKFLVGMKGKDEAMAIGGHWSPSLDGPDPEKDPSVLIKTAIRCCKALTGIDLSVCTQWYRFAEIRYHRPEETHKGRTVPAHVETVVLFFPDVWHCLPTRSEWETLSRGYKQQLVEKLQGERKEADGEQDEEEKDDGEAKEISTPTHWSKLDPKTMKVNDLRKELESRTLSSKGLKSQLIARLTKQLKVEEQKEEQKELEKSEKEEEEEEDRKSEDDKEEEERKRQEEMERQRRERRYILPDEPAIIVHPNWAAKSGKFDCSIMSLSVLLDYRLEDNKEHSFEVSLFAELFNEMLQRDFGVRIYKALISLPEREDKKDKKSKKDERKEKKEEKDDETDDPKPKRRKSGDDKDKKEDRDEKKREDKRKDDSKDEEETEDDNNQEEYDPMEAEDAEDEDEDRDEEEMNKREDRREGNRHCKERSSKDKEKDKTQMVTVNRDLLMAFVYFDQSHCGYLLEKDMEEILYTLGLHLSRAQVKKLLNKVVLRESCFYRRLTDTSKDEENQEESEELQEDMLGNRLLLPSPTIKQESKAIEENVGLIVYNGAMVDVGSLLQKLEKSERVRAEIEQKLQLLEEKTDEDEKTILQLENSNKSLSTELKEVKKDLGQLQENLKISDDKNLQFEGQLNKTIKNLATVMDEIQSVLKQDIVKNEDKDQKSKENGANV
- the CCAR1 gene encoding cell division cycle and apoptosis regulator protein 1 isoform X1, with the translated sequence MAQFGGQKNPPWATQFTATAVSQPAALGVQQPSLLGASPTIYTQQTALAAAGLTTQTPTNYQLTQTAALQQQAAAAAAALQQQYSQPQQTLYSVQQQLQQPQQTLLTQPAVALPTSLSLSTPQPAAQITVSYPAPRSSQQQTQPQKQRVFTGVVTKLHDTFGFVDEDVFFQLSAVKGKTPQVGDRVLVEATYNPNMPFKWNAQRIQTLPNQNQTQAQPLLKTPPAVLQPIAQQTAFSVQAQPQPQSLLQAQISAASITPLLQTQPQPLLQQPQQKGGLLQPPVRLVSQPQPARRLDPPSRFSGRNDRGGDPMPNRKDDRSRERERERRRSRERSPQRKRSRERSPRRERERSPRRPRRVVPRYTVQFSKFSLDCRSCDMMELRRRYQNLYIPSDFFDAQFTWVDAFPMSRPFQLGNYCNFYVMHREVDPIDKNAAVLDPPDADHLYSAKVMLMASPSMEDLYHKSCALAEDPQELRDGFQHPARLVKFLVGMKGKDEAMAIGGHWSPSLDGPDPEKDPSVLIKTAIRCCKALTGIDLSVCTQWYRFAEIRYHRPEETHKGRTVPAHVETVVLFFPDVWHCLPTRSEWETLSRGYKQQLVEKLQGERKEADGEQDEEEKDDGEAKEISTPTHWSKLDPKTMKVNDLRKELESRTLSSKGLKSQLIARLTKQLKVEEQKEEQKELEKSEKEEEEEEDRKSEDDKEEEERKRQEEMERQRRERRYILPDEPAIIVHPNWAAKSGKFDCSIMSLSVLLDYRLEDNKEHSFEVSLFAELFNEMLQRDFGVRIYKALISLPEREDKKDKKSKKDERKEKKEEKDDETDDPKPKRRKSGDDKDKKEDRDEKKREDKRKDDSKDEEETEDDNNQEEYDPMEAEDAEDEDEECRPLATPIEVSRRYRDEEEMNKREDRREGNRHCKERSSKDKEKDKTQMVTVNRDLLMAFVYFDQSHCGYLLEKDMEEILYTLGLHLSRAQVKKLLNKVVLRESCFYRRLTDTSKDEENQEESEELQEDMLGNRLLLPSPTIKQESKAIEENVGLIVYNGAMVDVGSLLQKLEKSERVRAEIEQKLQLLEEKTDEDEKTILQLENSNKSLSTELKEVKKDLGQLQENLKISDDKNLQFEGQLNKTIKNLATVMDEIQSVLKQDIVKNEDKDQKSKENGANV
- the CCAR1 gene encoding cell division cycle and apoptosis regulator protein 1 isoform X5 is translated as MAPARRRSAALGVQQPSLLGASPTIYTQQTALAAAGLTTQTPTNYQLTQTAALQQQAAAAAAALQQQYSQPQQTLYSVQQQLQQPQQTLLTQPAVALPTSLSLSTPQPAAQITVSYPAPRSSQQQTQPQKQRVFTGVVTKLHDTFGFVDEDVFFQLSAVKGKTPQVGDRVLVEATYNPNMPFKWNAQRIQTLPNQNQTQAQPLLKTPPAVLQPIAQQTAFSVQAQPQPQSLLQAQISAASITPLLQTQPQPLLQQPQQKGGLLQPPVRLVSQPQPARRLDPPSRFSGRNDRGGDPMPNRKDDRSRERERERRRSRERSPQRKRSRERSPRRERERSPRRPRRVVPRYTVQFSKFSLDCRSCDMMELRRRYQNLYIPSDFFDAQFTWVDAFPMSRPFQLGNYCNFYVMHREVDPIDKNAAVLDPPDADHLYSAKVMLMASPSMEDLYHKSCALAEDPQELRDGFQHPARLVKFLVGMKGKDEAMAIGGHWSPSLDGPDPEKDPSVLIKTAIRCCKALTGIDLSVCTQWYRFAEIRYHRPEETHKGRTVPAHVETVVLFFPDVWHCLPTRSEWETLSRGYKQQLVEKLQGERKEADGEQDEEEKDDGEAKEISTPTHWSKLDPKTMKVNDLRKELESRTLSSKGLKSQLIARLTKQLKVEEQKEEQKELEKSEKEEEEEEDRKSEDDKEEEERKRQEEMERQRRERRYILPDEPAIIVHPNWAAKSGKFDCSIMSLSVLLDYRLEDNKEHSFEVSLFAELFNEMLQRDFGVRIYKALISLPEREDKKDKKSKKDERKEKKEEKDDETDDPKPKRRKSGDDKDKKEDRDEKKREDKRKDDSKDEEETEDDNNQEEYDPMEAEDAEDEDEECRPLATPIEVSRRYRDEEEMNKREDRREGNRHCKERSSKDKEKDKTQMVTVNRDLLMAFVYFDQSHCGYLLEKDMEEILYTLGLHLSRAQVKKLLNKVVLRESCFYRRLTDTSKDEENQEESEELQEDMLGNRLLLPSPTIKQESKAIEENVGLIVYNGAMVDVGSLLQKLEKSERVRAEIEQKLQLLEEKTDEDEKTILQLENSNKSLSTELKEVKKDLGQLQENLKISDDKNLQFEGQLNKTIKNLATVMDEIQSVLKQDIVKNEDKDQKSKENGANV
- the CCAR1 gene encoding cell division cycle and apoptosis regulator protein 1 isoform X3 is translated as MAQFGGQKNPPWATQFTATAVSQPAALGVQQPSLLGASPTIYTQQTALAAAGLTTQTPTNYQLTQTAALQQQAAAAAAALQQQYSQPQQTLYSVQQQPAVALPTSLSLSTPQPAAQITVSYPAPRSSQQQTQPQKQRVFTGVVTKLHDTFGFVDEDVFFQLSAVKGKTPQVGDRVLVEATYNPNMPFKWNAQRIQTLPNQNQTQAQPLLKTPPAVLQPIAQQTAFSVQAQPQPQSLLQAQISAASITPLLQTQPQPLLQQPQQKGGLLQPPVRLVSQPQPARRLDPPSRFSGRNDRGGDPMPNRKDDRSRERERERRRSRERSPQRKRSRERSPRRERERSPRRPRRVVPRYTVQFSKFSLDCRSCDMMELRRRYQNLYIPSDFFDAQFTWVDAFPMSRPFQLGNYCNFYVMHREVDPIDKNAAVLDPPDADHLYSAKVMLMASPSMEDLYHKSCALAEDPQELRDGFQHPARLVKFLVGMKGKDEAMAIGGHWSPSLDGPDPEKDPSVLIKTAIRCCKALTGIDLSVCTQWYRFAEIRYHRPEETHKGRTVPAHVETVVLFFPDVWHCLPTRSEWETLSRGYKQQLVEKLQGERKEADGEQDEEEKDDGEAKEISTPTHWSKLDPKTMKVNDLRKELESRTLSSKGLKSQLIARLTKQLKVEEQKEEQKELEKSEKEEEEEEDRKSEDDKEEEERKRQEEMERQRRERRYILPDEPAIIVHPNWAAKSGKFDCSIMSLSVLLDYRLEDNKEHSFEVSLFAELFNEMLQRDFGVRIYKALISLPEREDKKDKKSKKDERKEKKEEKDDETDDPKPKRRKSGDDKDKKEDRDEKKREDKRKDDSKDEEETEDDNNQEEYDPMEAEDAEDEDEECRPLATPIEVSRRYRDEEEMNKREDRREGNRHCKERSSKDKEKDKTQMVTVNRDLLMAFVYFDQSHCGYLLEKDMEEILYTLGLHLSRAQVKKLLNKVVLRESCFYRRLTDTSKDEENQEESEELQEDMLGNRLLLPSPTIKQESKAIEENVGLIVYNGAMVDVGSLLQKLEKSERVRAEIEQKLQLLEEKTDEDEKTILQLENSNKSLSTELKEVKKDLGQLQENLKISDDKNLQFEGQLNKTIKNLATVMDEIQSVLKQDIVKNEDKDQKSKENGANV